ttgatggtataaatcgtaaagtgctgcaaactcgatatatacatcatctccccccccccccactgccagaaatgctcatctttaatccgagctgggaacatctctaattgattagctttagattgcacagcataccatttgtgtaactcggccattctcgttggtaggaatggtagcaactctggccatatcaaaggttcaccaagtacaaactttttcttgccgcgggcattctgtagggcctcccaaagcaattgagcccttgttagatcagtttgcaatatcatcccagccatggtcaacggatctcttgattcatcgggacattcttcacgcggcactatcaacggagggatcgattgtttggactatgagcgctgccaaactcaccgtacggattcattccatccgcacttagagcaaatcttatattccttgggtcgttgtcaaattgaggatactctcggttaagatttctccactgggacccatttgctgggtgtctgatcatgtgatcctccttacgatcttctttgtgccaccacatcaacttagcgttatccttgtttttgaaaaagcgcttcagacgtggtattatagggaagtaccacaccaactttgcgggaactctcttctttaccggctgcccatcaacatcacctggatcatctcgcctaatcttataccgcaatgcgctgcaaacaggacaagcttccaagttctcgtattcgccgcgatacaggatgcagtcgttaggacatgcgtgaatcttctgcacgtccaatccaagagggcaaaccatctttttagcttcgtatgttgttgacggcagttcattaccctcaagaagcatgttctttacaatctttaatagctcaccaaatcccttatcggtgacaccattagttgccttccatttcagcatctccagcgtggtacccaacttcttttgctccggtttgcaactagggaacaacggccttttgtgatcctccaatatcttctcgaactttaatgcctccttcacagtctcactgtctttctgtgcatcaagtaacgcctgacctagctcgtcgggtggctcctcttgtgcaacatttgcttcaccctcgtccattggttcatcttgaaagccacctgcttcatgaacccatgcccaatctggaaggttgttatcatcatcggcattttcttcattatcttccatcataactccaactttgtcgtgcttggtccaaatggtatagttactcatgaatccattcaaggccaggtgatttcatagagtatctcttttccggaattcctttttattttcgcaaatactgcatggacaacacattaaaccctttggcgtcctatttgccattgccaccttgagaaaagaatctaaaccctgaatccacgccgaggtgctcTGGCTGtcgtgcatccattgccggtccatctgtaattaattaccgtataaaaacaaaaatcaattctacatatatcaaaacaagttactatgaagtaattcGAAAACAAattgtaaatgtgtcataggccacctatctagtaaacctaaagtaaatagcaaaataaattgacacaataacatatacacatgtcaccatgaaataattcgaaaaaatcattctaaatatgtgatagtcaaactatatagtaaactttctctaaaaaacaacaaataattctaccttgctcaaattaatgaacaaattgataaatcatgttcattttccctcatccttaaaattttgcataataacatatagacatgttcccatgaaataattcaaaaaaaataatctaaatgtGTCATACTCAAACTATCTAGTAatccttctctaaaacacaacaaatcaattctattttgttcaaattaatgaacaaattgaaaaattatgctcattgttcctcaaccttaaaatcactattttctttacctagaaagcatgaaacgaAAGAATAAACACtgtgaaagaagagtggaagaagctgcTAACCTTTAATGCAtttggatgggtgaaatcctcacaaattttggagaaaatgggcagcacctcccctctaacacgccatgggagagaggagaagctcggccaaatggatgggtcgggctggggaagaagggaGGGGGCAGTATATACGGGGCAACTTAGTGCCGGCCAGTGAATTCAGCCGGCACAAACTGTAgacagttagtgccggctggacccttaagccggcactaacctgcaccttgccaagttagtgccggctggagggtccagccggcactaaattagctgctgaccgttgggggtgacactttagtgccggctggggagtctagccggtactaacgtgacTGTGGTGTACTGTAgatgcacgttagtgccggctcccttgtgaccggcactaacgtgctggtaccGATAAGCGTTTCTCCAACAGTGAATGGCGCAGGAGTCGGGCCTTggctccaagcctccgacccgAATTTAATTTGTTGTGTCATGCGAACTGGAAACAGATGTTGTTAAAATATACACAAGGCTGTTCGTTGTAGAGTCTGCGTCGCAGCTGCTGGTGGGCGTGCATGCGTGTCACCGTACCCCCTCACTTGTTCTTGTCGTCGATGCCATACCACAACTGGTGGACGGAGGTCTACTCTCCTTGCATTGATTGGACACCATGTATATATGACTACGTACAGATGTATAGCATTAATTCTTGCCTTGCCTCTACCTACAACTCTGGCCTACTGTTGCAATGCACGACAAATCCCTAATCTTGCTCTTGTCTTGGCCTTGTGCCACTCTTGACCTACTGCCGACTTAGGTGTCAGCTTTCCTCGTCATCTTCGTTTACTTGTCTTCTTTTGCTCTCGTAATCGCTAGTTAATTCGCAATCATTTTATGTTACTACATATATATTGaggattttattaaagctagcTATCAAGTATATATGGTGTATGTGGTCATGGTCGATAAATATAGTAAATGGAATGGAGAGATGAGATTCGGAGAGGTGACCACGTGAATGTCTAGAAAGACAATGCATATGCTAGTACATATTACTAGAAGTATTAGAGCTATTGTGGTACTGTTTTTTTGTAGTAGAGCGAGCTATTGTGGTGTTAATTAGAGCTAGATTTAGCAGCGTAAAGTCTAAAGAGTGATCTGACTAGTCTTCCATCCCTGCTAACATAAGGTCAACTACTCAACTCCCAACGTGCATGGGACTAAAAGTCCTGTTCGATCAAATGGTAAAACAAACCTGCTCTAGAGTCTAGGTGTAGGGCACCGCTATATATTGGTTCATCTCAAATGGTCAATGCATTCCTCAAGAAATTTACAATCTGTCTTGTGTGTGACAGTGTTTGAAGTATGAAGTGATGCTTAGAATATGCATTAGAGGCAGCTGCTGCGTGGACAACTGACAACTGTGCTGTGCTGATTGGGAAATATATAATGAACGCGTACACCAATCTGTAGCTTTGTTTGTTGTTTCTAGTACTGTAGTTAATTGAGGAGAGATAGAGCAGACTACTTGCTCGATTGGTTATTGTTGTATGTATGCTTGCTTGCTGTCGACCAATCAATCTTCTCGTTGCTAGCTGCTATATACAGACAAACAAGCCACGGAACCATACACACTGCGTGCCCTACCACTACAGCTAGCCCATATACACATGCTTAGAAAGGTCATTAGCTGATAGATCAGCGTGGCAGTGCAATATAATACAATACTAAACACAAATCTATCATGTTTGTCGTGACCCGCTAGTTAGCGGAGGCTTTATTTGTTCCTCTCCCTACTACAGAttcagccttttgtcccggttccaaactggcttttgttcctcgaggcttttgtcccgggtggcagaaccgggataaaaggtgCCTGACGTtaaaaaattttttgcacacctAAGTATTCGATCCCAAGACCTCTTGCCTAGCGCATGATTTCCTTgtcaactcacctaagtagtacacgtgactcagtatagaataacttccttttgaactatcacgtggaggggccttttgtcctgaTTGGTAACTCActcttttgtcctggttggtgttaccacccgggataaaagggttggggcttttgtcccgggtggagccaccaaccgggacaaaaggggggccttttgtccgggttggtggctccatcCGGAACAAAAAAACTCATGTCCCCCAcgttggcccggctagccgttggacccgggacaaaagccaccttttgtcccgggcccaaaggtaaccgggacaaatggcctggaataAAGACTTATTCTGTAGCAGTGTCTCTGGCTCTATAAAAGAGGAGGCTCTGCACCCGACAGTCTCCcctcttccttccttccttcccttTGCAATTAATCATCACTCGTCCTCTCTCTTCACTGCTCGCTCTAGAGCCCTACCTGTTGTGAGGTTGGCATCCatggccggcagcagcagcagcagtagctcgTCGCCCTGCGCATCGTGcaagctgctgcggcggcggtgcaccCAGGAGTGCGTGTTCGCGCCCTACTTCCCTCCTGAGGATCCTCACAAGTTTGCCATCGTCCACAAGGTCTTTGGCGCCAGCAATGTCAGCAAGATGCTTCAGGTACATACGATACGGTCTTTACCCTCTGCTTGCATCCATCCATTATACTGAATGTGCAGTGCATCACTGCATCTCAaagctagcgcagcagcaggcAAATTAAACTAACGCATGCATCCCCCTCCATTTTTCGTAACTTGGATCATCAGGAGCTGCCTGCTCAGCAGAGGGCGGACGCTGTGAGCAGCCTGGTGTACGAGGCCAACGCACGGATGAGGGACCCGGTCTACGGCTGCGTCGGCGCCATCTCCTACCTCCAGCAGCAGGTTTCCCAGCTCCAGGTGCAGCTCGCCCTTGCCAAGGCCGAGATCCTCTGCGTCCATGCAACTGCTTCATCATCACCACAATCGCCATCGCAACAACGTCAGCAGCAGATCATGGAAAGCGAGGCTTATGTTAGTAGCTTGCTCATGCAAAATACCCTGATGAACAGCAGTAGTGCCGCTCATCATCAGCAGCAGATGTTGGGCAGCAGCTTGGGTTCCTCGGGGAGCACTGCAACTGCTGCAATGATGCTGCAGGAGGCGTGCCTCAAGAAAGAGTCCCTCTGGGCGTGAACTTTATATGTACCTCAATTTGTCGATACGGACGTCAATATTTCTGCCCACTTCTGTTATTTTCCGAAAAGATGGGGAATTGATACATACAGGAGATAATTGGGTCCTCACATGAGCATCATAATCTCTCCATTTTTACTCAAAGCTATAGATTAAGAGTTAATAAGACAAAACCGATAGATCTGCTT
This genomic interval from Panicum virgatum strain AP13 chromosome 8K, P.virgatum_v5, whole genome shotgun sequence contains the following:
- the LOC120646085 gene encoding LOB domain-containing protein 12-like, with amino-acid sequence MAWNKDLFCSSVSGSIKEEALHPTVSPLPSFLPFAINHHSSSLFTARSRALPVVRLASMAGSSSSSSSSPCASCKLLRRRCTQECVFAPYFPPEDPHKFAIVHKVFGASNVSKMLQELPAQQRADAVSSLVYEANARMRDPVYGCVGAISYLQQQVSQLQVQLALAKAEILCVHATASSSPQSPSQQRQQQIMESEAYVSSLLMQNTLMNSSSAAHHQQQMLGSSLGSSGSTATAAMMLQEACLKKESLWA